GTTTAACCTGGATGGTATTCCTCCAGCTCCTCGTGGTGTACCTCAGATTGAAGTAATTTTTGATATTGATGCTAACGGTATCTTACATGTTACCGCGAAAGATAAAGGCACTGGTAAAGAACAAAAGATCCGTATTGAAGCTGGTAGTGGTTTAAGTAAGGATGAAGTAGAAAGAATGAAAGCTGAAGCTAAAGCCAATGAGGCAACGGATAAAGCAGAAAAAGAAAAAGTAGAAAAGATCAACCAGGCAGATAGCTTAATCTTCCAAAGTGAAAAGCAGCTGAAAGAGTTTGGTGACAAGATCCCAGCTGATAAGAAAGGTAATATTGAGTCGGCTTTAAATACGCTGAAAGAGGCTCATAAGACTGGTGATCTGACGCAGATAGACAGTGCTGTTACAGCTTTGAATACAGCTTGGACAGCTGCGAGTGAAGAAATGTATAACGCTTCTCAACAAGCTGGTGGTGGCCAACCTGGCGGAAACGAAGGCGGTCAGCCACAATCTGGCGGTGGCTCTGAAAATGTACAGGACGCCGAGTTTGAAGAAGTGAAATAATTCTTTGAATTCATTAATTCATATTGTTTTGTTTAAAGCCCACAGGTCATCTGTGGGCTTTTTTATTAGTTTTATTGTACCGTCCTATAGCTTATAGAACCTAAACAACTGCTATGAAAACAAAGACCTTCTCCTTTTTATTGTTGCTATCTGCCTTTTGGGGGTTAGTTGCATTTACTCACTCAACAGCATCGTCATTTTCTAATACTATCAATGGAGTTGATACTTTTCCTTTTATAGCCAGCCTGAAAGAATTTAAAGGTAAAACCATTACTTCCTCTCATGGGGCTGTTATGTTTTCAAGTGGCTTACACAATGATTACTTTATTGCCGATTCTCTAAACAAGATTGGATACCTGTATGTAGAAACAAAGCTGGGTGCATTTGTTAACCAAAATGCCGAACGGCTGCCTTTAAACATATCTATAGTTATAGACAGAAGTGGCTCAATGGCTGGCGCTAAAATGAAATATGCTAAAGAGGCAGCAAAGACGATTATTGATAAGTTGACTGCAGAAGACTATGTATCTATAGTTATATATGATCATGAAGTAACATTGATTCAACCTGCTGTACATCCTCTTTTAAAAGACTCCATTAAAAAGAAGATTGAAGCTATAGAGGAACGCGGATCTACTAACCTTTGGGGGGGCAGTGAAAAGGGATATGAGCAAGTGAAAAGCAGCTTTAAACCATCTTTCGTCAACCGGGTATTGTTAATCAGTGATGGATTAGCCAATAGCGGGCTCACTAATTCAAGGATCATACAAAACAAAGTGCGTCAATATAAAGATGAAGAAGGAATCACCTTATCCACGTTTGGTGTAGGTCTGGATTATAACGAAGTGTTGATGACTGACATGGCAGAAAGCGGATCGGGGAATTATTATTTTATTAATGACTTAGATAAAATGGCTTCCATCTTGGAAAATGAGATCAATGGATTGTCCAAAATTGCAGCTAAGGATGCCACACTAACTATTTCTATTCCTGCCGGCATTGATGTGCTGAAAGTATATGCCTATAAAGCCGACGTAAAAGGGAATACAATAACCATAAAGTTTCGTGACCTTTTTGCTAATGACACGAAAGGAGTTTTGATCCAATTTCTGCGTCGCAGTGATACGGGTATGCCATATGTCTTTACATCCAAGCTGGGTTTTACAGATGTAAAAACAGGCTCAGTTGAACAACTAGAAAATAAAAATATCTTTCAAACCACGCTACTGAAAGATGAGCTAATCACTCACTATAATAGAGCTGTCCTGGAGCAAACGGTATTGTTTCAATCCAATGAAGCATTGGAAAAAGCCATGTTGGAGGCGGATAAAGAGTTGTATGAAGGAGCCCGGCAGTCATTAAAAAGGAATGAAGCTTATCTCTCACTTCATCAGCCGCTGGTTAAAACCTCAACAGAATTGCAGAAAATGGACTCAGCCAATAGAGCTTATTATAATCAGTTATTGCAGGCAGAGCAAATGAATGCGGATACTATAAAGCTTATGCAGAAGGCAAATAGAGCAGCTTCTTATAAAATACGAGCAAAAAAGAGCTAGAAATTAAAAAGCCCTGATATAAGCAGGGCTTTTCTATAAAAAGGTAATAATTGGCTTAAACAATATCCATTGCTAATACAAAGAATGTAGTAACAAATGGAATAATCAATGTTAACCATTCCCAATGAGCAAAAATTGCAAATAGTAAAGCTGCAGTTGAAATAAAGAATAATAACCAGTATATGCCTGTAGATTTCTTTTTTACTTCCATTGAAAATAAGTTTTTGCAAAAGTAGGGGAGAAAAGTCAAAATAAATCTCTCTAAACTATTGGATTTCTTTTCTTACACTTGTACATAACGTTTCTTATTTTC
This genomic interval from Flavisolibacter tropicus contains the following:
- a CDS encoding vWA domain-containing protein, with translation MKTKTFSFLLLLSAFWGLVAFTHSTASSFSNTINGVDTFPFIASLKEFKGKTITSSHGAVMFSSGLHNDYFIADSLNKIGYLYVETKLGAFVNQNAERLPLNISIVIDRSGSMAGAKMKYAKEAAKTIIDKLTAEDYVSIVIYDHEVTLIQPAVHPLLKDSIKKKIEAIEERGSTNLWGGSEKGYEQVKSSFKPSFVNRVLLISDGLANSGLTNSRIIQNKVRQYKDEEGITLSTFGVGLDYNEVLMTDMAESGSGNYYFINDLDKMASILENEINGLSKIAAKDATLTISIPAGIDVLKVYAYKADVKGNTITIKFRDLFANDTKGVLIQFLRRSDTGMPYVFTSKLGFTDVKTGSVEQLENKNIFQTTLLKDELITHYNRAVLEQTVLFQSNEALEKAMLEADKELYEGARQSLKRNEAYLSLHQPLVKTSTELQKMDSANRAYYNQLLQAEQMNADTIKLMQKANRAASYKIRAKKS